In Brassica napus cultivar Da-Ae unplaced genomic scaffold, Da-Ae ScsIHWf_1095;HRSCAF=1559, whole genome shotgun sequence, the genomic stretch gactttccaTGGTCTCAACCGCCAATAACCTGTTTTTATTAGTGGAGCACTCAGTTGTTAAGAAGTTTGACAATAATTAGACTAACTAATTAATGATTAAATGCAGTCAGTGAATGAAAGTAGTGACTCAGTTTAGTTGGAAAGTTTTGTGTCCATTGACCGCATTTAGTTATTGTACATCCGTTTTTTTGACCTTAACGATTGTAGACCAAAACGTTCaacctatatattaataaccTTACCAAAAATCACTGCTTCAAATACATTATAAAAAGCTAGGAAGAATTGATTAGCTTCACAACTGATAAACACAAAAACTTCTACCCAAAAATGAAGAAAGTGTTCCCTAACATTGTTCTATTGTCTTTTCTTCTCGGTGTTGCCTTCCGTAAGTATACTACTTATCATTCATTTCATAATATGATACACGCAATCGTATATATGTTTATACATGAATATATAATTAGAATATACATAAATGATTACTCCTGTCATTATACTATTCAGATATTAATGCTTGATTTTCCTCTCTTCATGGAATTTCAAGTTTGGCTATTCTGTTACGTACATTGATGATTTTTTATTTCCAATTATTTCATTcagttttgaaaaaaagaagttttagaGGCGTATTAAGGTTTATGTGAGAATTATAGTTTCCgtacaaaaaaatgttagaagtaaaagtatatattattgACGTGAACCTTTTGCAAGATGAAAAAGGTTTTATTTTGAATggataaataattttcattaaataaaataaactaaaacttaagatttcattaaataataatatgtcattaatataatttttgattctttaaaaatcataaaataaatgatatatcTAACAAGATCCATTATGGATGAATTAAAATTGTATAGTAAtatcaatttaaattgatgCTATTTAAgattaataaataatagtatattaaCTTTCAATTAATAGAAAGTATCAAGTAAtagaaaaaatcttaaagattttgattttttttaaaaaaatatttgtaactatTGATTTCTCCCATATATGTATACTTATCAAATAccataacatattatatttattttcttttgattgtATAAAAGTTATtgcattattaatattttattataataattaatagtttgATCATTTATGAATAAATATGTTCAACCCGTAAATTAATGACATttagaatataatttaatacCATTGAGATATTCTAATATATCAAATTACACTAATAACATTGAATtactaaaagaaaattaatattacaatatataatactattATAATATTGGTAAGATATTTAGTGAGTATTTTCATCATCTAAACTCCATTATAAAAGCTAGCTATGAAGAAAACATTAGCTTCACAATTGAGAACACAAAAACGTCTACcccaaaaatgaagaaaatgttCCTTAGCTTTGTTCTATTGTCTTTTCTTATTGGTGTTACCTTCCGTAAGTATACTCCTTATCGTTCAAGTATACTCCTTATCGTTCATTTCACAATATGATACATGCAATCGTATGTATGTTTATACACGAATATATAATtagaattttcataaataattattaatttatgctaaTCTATGTTCTAGAGGCGTGTAAGGTTTATGTCATGTGGAAATTATAGTTTTCGTATGAAAGAAAAGTTGGTAGTGAAAGTAGAGAGACTTTTATTATTAATacttatttttactaatttttttaagttcCATTTTCCTTCTCAAACTAGATTTGACCCAAAACGTGCAAACTAGTGGTATAAACTAAACTTTATAAATCATTTCGTTTTGTTGACAAAACAACCAACCATGTTTGGACTAACACATTATTCGTATGCATGACAAGATCTTGCAAATGGAGCCGACGTGAATCATCAAGGGCAATGTGATTCAGACCTTGAGTGTTATACCATGCGTAGTTGTCAGAGAGGTCCAGGATATTGCGATCAGAAAGACGGAAAGTGCAAGTGTCCAAAATTACAATCCGTGGATACAAATGGGGCGGACGTGAATCATCAAGGGCAATGTGACTCAGATCTTAAGTGTTACACCATGCGTAGTTGTCAGAGAGGTCCAGGATATTGCGATCAGAAAGACGGAAAGTGTAAGTGTCCTAAATTACAAGTTGTGGATACAAATGGAGCGGGCGTGAATCATCAAGGGCAATGTGACTCAGACCTTGAATGTTATACCATGCGTAGTTGTCAGAGAGGTCCAGGATATTGCGATCAGAAAGACGGAAAGTGTAAGTGTCCTAAATAGAGAAACAAATAAACATGACAAGAACACATATGAGTCTTATGTACCCGACTTAAACATGGGCAATTTGTATCAAACTGCCCAAGTATAAAATATGTatcccaaaaataaataaatatattattaaaagactATTCATGACTGTTATCTTTCGAATCATTTTTATAGTATTTACTTTTATTGCAATTCTTGTTATACCAATACATTCCCTGGACATAATGGTCACACACGATTTTACTTTAACACTAAAGTATTGTGTTTTGTGACTTGggtatctattctattaaaaaagaatcactctgaaaaaatctacttatacaagGTTGTTTGGACTATTTCCTAAGAGTTAATAATTTCATGGTCCTAATTAAATTTCTCctaacaatatattttcataaatttctctGATTTTCTTTAGATATTATAAGTGTGTCACTCctatatttatggtaactacTATATTACCTTCTATAAATCTCACCCCTTGATTATAAATTTCTCCATTTAGTTATTGATATCCCATATACGATTTACTaaccaacattttttttgatGCAATAATATATAAACTCGTGGGTCCATAGACTAATCTATTATGTATGtgaccatatatatattatataatgtttattttaattcttAAATTCATATCTCTATAAAACGAATGGTATGGTGCATATCACCATTAAATAGTACATGCCATTTGAATTAAAATAGTCTGGTAagtaatacatgtattttttttaaaatgagttAATGAattatgataaataattatcacaaaatcatgttttacTATAGAACCGATCAAACTTAgtagtatattatattattttcagttcatAAAAAACGATATTAACATATAAGTACtgaacaaatttgaaaaaatgcaTATGAAGTTAGTTAAAAATTATCCTCGGGCCAACTTATTTAATTGAGTTTTTACTATAATTCAGATACAACCACTTAAACTATATTatggaaaattaaaaaatacaaataatttagaaaatattgctccatattctctcttttttttataaaaaaataagttgactTGATTTTTACTTATGAAGCACAATTactaaaatccaaaataatgattagtatttttttttgggcaacaaATAATGTTTAGTATAAAAGATGCTTAAATACAAGTCCACTTCTGTAATTCagtttaaataacaaaataaatttacaaatataattaggtccagaattaatatttatattatttaagtttcaaGCTTGCAGGTTTCCGCGGGTTAttcaatcatatattatatactaaacaCATTGAGATTGGTATAAACTCTTCACTAAATTTGGAATACCTAAGTTAAACAagatttttctcttttgaaaAGGTATTAACCCTGTGTTTCAAAGCTTGATTCAAAAGTTTGAATTGAGTTTAGAAAAAACATCATCCAATTTATATGAGATTTTATCGGTTCAACTAATATTGGATAGCGGGTTAATGATAGTTTTTATGATTTTACCGAtttttatcagatttttatatataagattttaataaaattcagaCCAGATTTAtatgaatcacctgatttactTCTGAGACTGTAGGTTTGATTCGGGTATGAAAACActgctaaaactattaaaagttctacaatatatatactattagatTAGCCCAAAATCTACCAAATAAATTTTTTGTCTCATCAACTCAACAAATATAACTCTTACAAAATACACACAAAATGCAACGATGACGTTGTAACATAAGAATACacatataaaatctaaaataaactatttgataaattatataattttaaactaaaattcttttactttttctatataataacactttataacttaataatatacttcaaaacatcaaaaccaaaataataattcatatcaAACAATATTCTTAATCGGAAAAAAAACCCGCGCTTttgaagcgcggatcaaaatctagtactaATTAAATGTAAACAATCTAAAGACATTCAATACCGTAACCAATTTTCCATTTAAActatcaaaaattctaaattctaaattctaaatcattaaACCCAATTCAAACGCAAGAGAATGTAAGATCATCATTTATATAAGAGATATCCAAGAAACTGGGATTGGGATGGGACtctcaaaagagaaaaaaaggaaaacaagatTCGCAAGTCATGAAGAACTTGTATCAGCACCAATGGTCAAAAGGAATCCAACCAGAACTAAGAAGAAGACTCATCAAATGATAACGACCTCCTTCATGGCTCGAATGATAATTTCACATCCTGTAGAACGTTTTGTGAGTTTATTAACCTTCTCCCATGTTTCTGATTCCAGAACATCTCGAGGATCATAAGTTGTGGGGCTCAGAATGAGTTTCTTTAGCACTGCTGAATTTCCAAGAAAGTAACTTGTTGCTTTCATCTTCCCTTCCTCCAATTCAAGTTTTTCTTGTATCTCAACACACTCAAGAGTCGATGACACACACCGTGGCACATCTGTGAGTTCCAATCCCTCCCCCATCTCCTCTGAGTGAACAACCTTCTTCAAACACAAAAAAGGCTAAGTTTTCAATAATACACATccataaaacataaagaaaaaatggCTTTACCAAGACTAGGTGTTTCAGATTGGGGAAACACTCAAGAAAGGCTGGCAAAAACTGCAATAAATTGCTATGGAACATTGCTTGTAAACGGGACAAGTTGTTGAACTTGGGAATCATTTCTGCTTGTGAGTAATACTCAAGGGCCTGCAACAcgaatatatttaatatagaagTGAAAGGTATTAAATAAGTCcatgaatatataaatatgcacCTTAACTGTTTTGGCAGAGATGATCATATGCCTAACACTCGATATCCCATTGAGAAAATCACGGATCTCATTGCTCTTTGCTAAGTTCCAGGGATTAAAGATCACGCCAAACTTGACAAAAAACTTGATATCAAGCTCAACCACCAACAAAGAAGTCAGGTTCTTTACCACAATGCTATCAAATTGATCCTCTCCGAGACTCATATGCTTTAGCCCCGGAGCATCAATCTCAAGC encodes the following:
- the LOC106415851 gene encoding helofensin-3-like isoform X3, giving the protein MKKVFPNIVLLSFLLGVAFHLANGADVNHQGQCDSDLECYTMRSCQRGPGYCDQKDGKCKCPKLQSVDTNGADVNHQGQCDSDLKCYTMRSCQRGPGYCDQKDGKCKCPKLQVVDTNGAGVNHQGQCDSDLECYTMRSCQRGPGYCDQKDGKCKCPK
- the LOC106415851 gene encoding helofensin-3-like isoform X2 gives rise to the protein MKKMFLSFVLLSFLIGVTFHLANGADVNHQGQCDSDLECYTMRSCQRGPGYCDQKDGKCKCPKLQSVDTNGADVNHQGQCDSDLKCYTMRSCQRGPGYCDQKDGKCKCPKLQVVDTNGAGVNHQGQCDSDLECYTMRSCQRGPGYCDQKDGKCKCPK
- the LOC106415851 gene encoding helofensin-3-like isoform X1, which gives rise to MKQVSSKLVLMISLIVSVFHLANGADVNHQGQCDSDLECYTMRSCQRGPGYCDQKDGKCKCPKLQSVDTNGADVNHQGQCDSDLKCYTMRSCQRGPGYCDQKDGKCKCPKLQVVDTNGAGVNHQGQCDSDLECYTMRSCQRGPGYCDQKDGKCKCPK